ATTCGCGATCGCATTGATCGCTATGCCATCGCCTGTGATTATCGACCCGGAGGCATTTTTGCCGCGCTCAACAACCGCCAGATGGGACACCTGCGCAGTCAGAAAGCCAGCTGGGCACGTTATGGCAACCATGATTTAGAACTGCTTGATGAACGCGCTATCCGCCGGGAAGTGGCGACCGATCGCTATGTTGGCGGTCTGCTGGATAAACGCGGTGGACATTTGCATCCGCTGAATCTGGCGCTGGGTGAAGCCGAAGCGATTCGTCGGCATGGTGGGCGTATTTATGAGCAATCTGCCGTACTGCAAGTGGCATATGGCACGCCGAATCGGGTGAAGACCGCACAAGGGGAGGTCAGTGCCACTTTTGTGATTTTCGCCGGAAATGCCTACCTGCCCTCACAACTGGAACCGCGTCTGAGCCGCAAAAGCATGCCCTGTGGCTCACAAATCGTCACCACCGAACCCCTCAGCCGCGACCAGGCGCTTGGGCTATTGCCAAACAATCATTGTGTCGAAGATTGTAATTATCTGCTGGATTACTTCCGCCTGACTGCCGATAACCGCCTGCTCTACGGCGGTGGTGTGGTGTATGGCGCGCGTGAACCGGATGATATTGAGACGCTGATTCGGCCAAAATTGCTACGGACCTTTCCGCAGTTGCGTGATGTGCAGTTGAGTTATCGCTGGAGCGGCAATTTTCTGCTCACGCTGTCGCGCATGCCGCAATTCGGTCAGTTGGAGAAAAATGTCTATTTTATGCAGGGCGACAGCGGGCATGGCGTGACCTGCACCCATTTGTCCGGCAAGTTGATTGCCGAAGTGCTGCGTGGCCAGGCAGAACGTTTTGATGCCTTCGCCAGATTGCCTCACCTGCCCTTTCCGGGCGGCAGACGTTTTAAAATACCCCTGACGGCGATGGGCGCGGCCTGGTATGCGTTAAGGGATCGGCTGGGGGTGTAAAAAAGGGAGCGAAAGCTCCCTCAGGATCAAGTAACTCCATGCACCATGATGAAATGATAACCTGCATGAACAATCCCTTGATTCAGTGGCAGGCAAGTGTAAGGATCTGCACCTCACTTGCTACAGAACATTGCCATGCTGAAACTCTTTGCAAGATACACATCGGTAGGTGTGATCAACACGTTAATCCACTGGATCACCTTCGCCATCTGCGTCGAACGGGGTCTCCAGCAATCTTTGTCCAACTTCATTGCATTTCTCGTTGCTGTAACCTTCTCATTTTTCGCTAATGCCAAATGGACGTTCGGCTCAAATGCGACCACCATTCGCTATATCATGTATGTGTTCTTCATGGGGATGGTCGCCGTAATGATAGGTTCATATGCTGACAGAATGAAAATTAACCCGGTGGTGACGCTGGTCGTCTTCTCCGCAACAAGCCTGGTATGTGGATTTATCTATTCTAAATACATTATTTTCAGAGAACATAAATGAAAATATCTCTTGTTGTTCCTGTTCTTAATGAAGAGGAAGCACTGCCAGTTTTTTACCATGCCATCCGCAATTTTCAGGGATTTGGCCATGATGATGTTGAAATAATCTTTGTCAATGATGGCAGCACCGATAATACCGAGACGTTACTTCAGCAAATTGAAAAAACCGATCCCCTCGTTAAACATATCTGCTTTACACGTAACTTTGGTAAAGAACCTGCATTATTTGCCGGACTTGAATCAGCAACGGGTGACGTGGTTATTCCTATCGATGTGGATCTGCAGGATCCGATCGATGTCATACCTCGTCTGATTGCAAAGTGGCAAGAAGGGGCTGACGTCGTTCTGGCAAAACGTGTTGATCGTTCGTCCGATAGCCACCTGAAGCGCAAAAGTGCTGAATACTTTTATAAATTGCACAACATGATCAGCAAGCCGCAGATTGAAGAGAATGTAGGTGACTTCCGCCTTATGTCTCGTGAGGTCGTTAATAATATAAAACTGCTGCCTGAGAAGAATTTGTTCATGAAGGGCATTCTTTCATGGGTCGGTGGCCGTACTGCAGTCGTGGAATATATCCGCGCCGAGCGGATTGCCGGTTTG
This genomic stretch from Pantoea cypripedii harbors:
- a CDS encoding NAD(P)/FAD-dependent oxidoreductase, with amino-acid sequence MQHVESYYAATANAHQPWPALQESIQCDVCIIGGGFTGLSSALFLTEAGYDVVVLEAAKIGFGASGRNGGQVVNSYSRDVDVIEQRYGKDTAKMLGSMMFEGADIIRDRIDRYAIACDYRPGGIFAALNNRQMGHLRSQKASWARYGNHDLELLDERAIRREVATDRYVGGLLDKRGGHLHPLNLALGEAEAIRRHGGRIYEQSAVLQVAYGTPNRVKTAQGEVSATFVIFAGNAYLPSQLEPRLSRKSMPCGSQIVTTEPLSRDQALGLLPNNHCVEDCNYLLDYFRLTADNRLLYGGGVVYGAREPDDIETLIRPKLLRTFPQLRDVQLSYRWSGNFLLTLSRMPQFGQLEKNVYFMQGDSGHGVTCTHLSGKLIAEVLRGQAERFDAFARLPHLPFPGGRRFKIPLTAMGAAWYALRDRLGV
- a CDS encoding glycosyltransferase family 2 protein, with the translated sequence MKISLVVPVLNEEEALPVFYHAIRNFQGFGHDDVEIIFVNDGSTDNTETLLQQIEKTDPLVKHICFTRNFGKEPALFAGLESATGDVVIPIDVDLQDPIDVIPRLIAKWQEGADVVLAKRVDRSSDSHLKRKSAEYFYKLHNMISKPQIEENVGDFRLMSREVVNNIKLLPEKNLFMKGILSWVGGRTAVVEYIRAERIAGLTKFNGWKLWNLALEGITSFSTFPLRMWTYIGFFVAGLSFLYGIWMIIDKLVWGNPVAGYPSILVSILFLGGVQLIGIGVLGEYIGRIYVEAKQRPRYIIRNKDNNP
- a CDS encoding GtrA family protein encodes the protein MLKLFARYTSVGVINTLIHWITFAICVERGLQQSLSNFIAFLVAVTFSFFANAKWTFGSNATTIRYIMYVFFMGMVAVMIGSYADRMKINPVVTLVVFSATSLVCGFIYSKYIIFREHK